Proteins from one Phocoena sinus isolate mPhoSin1 chromosome 8, mPhoSin1.pri, whole genome shotgun sequence genomic window:
- the PLET1 gene encoding placenta-expressed transcript 1 protein, producing MAILGSLLLPLGLFLCLGLLCSPASCISHNDNCMLFSKVIVATYSGMHANPNVYKSNTVYTVSVPVNNSISSVVLRAIDQHNSVIGSWQKADKYCSSSVLYHMKSPHSKLFKAKWVSPSSRNITTVKLQVFTVDFHNMARVSFKILKRNGLKLTTTRTTAKSSANRAFLSPMSDAIQILLVFLTSKLLF from the exons ATGGCAATCCTTGGGTCCCTGCTGCTGCCACTGGGGCTGTTTCTGTGCCTTGGACTGCTGTGTTCTCCTGCCAGCTGCATAAGTCACAATGACAACTGCATGCTCTTCAGTAAGGTCATTGTCGCCACTTACTCAGGAATGCATGCCAACCCAAATGTCTATAAAAGCAATACAGTCTACACAG TGTCAGTTCCTGTGAATAACAGTATTAGCTCTGTGGTCCTGCGAGCAATAGACCAGCACAACTCAGTCATTGGCTCCTGGCAAAAAGCTGACAAGTATTGCAGCAGCAGCGTCTTGTACCACATGAAGAGCCCACACAGCAAGCTCTTCAAGGCAAAATGGGTATCTCCTAGTTCCAGGAACATAACTACAGTCAAGCTACA AGTCTTCACAGTCGATTTCCACAACATGGCTAGAGTTTCTTTTAAGATACTGAAAAGAAATG GTCTTAAG TTAACCACAACCCGAACCACAGCCAAAAGCTCAGCCAACAGAGCCTTCCTCAGCCCCATGAGCGATGCCATTCAGATCCTGCTCGTCTTTCTCACCAGCAAACTCCTCTTCTAG